In the genome of Chaetodon auriga isolate fChaAug3 chromosome 15, fChaAug3.hap1, whole genome shotgun sequence, one region contains:
- the myo1ca gene encoding unconventional myosin-Ic isoform X2, translated as MESALTARDRVGVQDFVLLENYNSEAAFIENLRRRFRENLIYTYIGSVLVSMNPYKELQIYSKPQMERYRGVSFYEISPHIYALSDNTYRAMRTERKDQCILISGESGAGKTEASKKILLYYAVTCPTNHHMATLGDRLLQSNPVLEAFGNAKTLRNDNSSRFGKYMDVQFDFRGAPVGGHILNYLLEKSRVVHQNHGERNFHIFYQLLDGGDDDLLNTLDLERNPQSYHYLVKGNCPRLSSVSDKNNWKVVMKALSVIGFTEEEVQKLLNIIASVLHLGNTQFGEGEEGDTFITTETEMNNLTKLLGVDGSALREALTHKKLTAKGEEMISPLNFEQAVSARDALAKAVYGRTFTWLVEKINQSLALKDELYHSSKGSSVIGLLDIYGFEVLQHNSFEQFCINYCNEKLQQLFIELTLRSEQEEYETEGIAWETVQYFDNKIICDLIEEKHKGIISILDEECLRPGETCDVSFLEKLEDTLGGHPHFVTHKLANGKIRRVMSREEFRLLHYAGEVNYNVNGFLDKNNDLLNRNLKEVMCQSDNQILRHCFRREEVIDQKRPEMAATQFKNSLMKLMEILMSKEPSYVRCIKPNDAKQPGRFDEVLVRHQVKYLGLMENLRVRRAGFAYRRRFEAFLQRYKPLCPETWPNWHGRLADGVSTLVNHLGYKAEEYKLGRSKIFIRFPKTLFTTEDALEAKKPDIALTLQTSWRGYRERAKYQRIRHAVIVIQSGWRGMKARRRAKKRRQAADLIRRFIKGFIYRHEEYCPENEYFLDHVRYSFLKNLRKNLPKNVLDKNWPTPPPSLVEASEHLQRLHLRNMVMKYCRRVQPEWKKQMMQKVVASEIFKDQKDSYPQSVGRLFLDSRLEREQISLKVVQTLGNDKVQYGVSVIKYDRKGFKPRPRQLLLTNNFAVLVDRTKIKQRIDYTALRGISVSSLSDGMLVVHMPSEDNKQKGDVVLHCSHVIELVTKLAMMASKVNYVNISPGSIRFAVARGKEGIIDFIRGSELKVAKGKRGHLLVTAPRINTT; from the exons ATGGAGAGTGCCCTGACTGCCCGGGACAGGGTCGGGGTGCAGGACTTTGTCTTGCTGGAAAACTACAACAGCGAGGCAGCCTTCATAGAGAACCTCCGCAGACGCTTCAGAGAAAACCTCATCTAT ACGTATATTGGCTCCGTGTTGGTGTCAATGAACCCttacaaagagctgcagatttACTCCAAGCCGCAGATGGAACGTTACAGAGGGGTCAGCTTCTATGAGATATCGCCTCACAT CTACGCCTTGTCAGACAACACTTACCGAGCCATgcggacagagaggaaggaccAGTGTATTCTCATATCGGGTGAGAGTGGAGCAGGTAAAACAGAGGCCTCCAAGAAGATCCTCCTCTACTACGCTGTCACCTGTCCCACTAATCATCACATGGCTACCCTTGGTGACCGCTTACTGCAGTCTAACCCTGTTCTGGAG GCATTTGGCAACGCCAAGACACTAAGGAATGACAACTCCAGCCGCTTTGGAAAATACATGGATGTCCAGTTTGACTTTAGG GGGGCACCAGTGGGCGGCCACATCCTGAACTACCTGCTGGAGAAATCACGTGTAGTACACCAGAACCACGGCGAGAGGAACTTCCACATCTTCTATCAGCTTCTGGATGGAGGAGATGACGACTTGCTTAACACACTGGACCTGGAAAGAAACCCTCAGAGCTACCACTATCTGGTCaag GGCAACTGTCCCAGACTGAGCTCCGTCAGTGACAAGAATAATTGGAAAGTTGTGATGAAGGCCCTGTCTGTTATTGGATTCACGGAGGAAGAAGTGCAG AAATTGCTGAATATCATCGCCAGTGTTCTTCATCTGGGTAATACTCAGTTTggagaaggggaggaaggagacacTTTCATCACCACTGAGACTGAGATGAACAATCTTACAAAG CTGCTGGGTGTTGATGGCTCAGCCCTCAGGGAGGCACTCACTCATAAGAAACTCACTGccaaaggagaggag ATGATCAGCCCGCTGAATTTTGAGCAGGCAGTGTCTGCCCGTGATGCCTTAGCCAAGGCTGTGTACGGTCGGACCTTCACATGGTTGGTGGAGAAGATCAACCAGTCGCTGGCTCTGAAG GATGAACTCTACCACAGCAGTAAAGGCTCCTCTGTTATAGGGCTTCTAGATATCTATGGCTTTGAAGTCCTACAGCACAATAG TTTTGAGCAGTTCTGCATCAACTACTGCAATGAGAAGCTCCAGCAGTTGTTTATTGAGCTCACCCTCCGATCTGAGCAGGAGGAGTATGAGACAGAGGGAATTGCA TGGGAGACAGTGCAGTACTTTGACAACAAGATCATCTGTGACCTGATAGAGGAGAAGCACAAAGGCATCATCTCCATTCTG gaTGAGGAGTGCCTGAGACCTGGAGAGACCTGCGATGTCTCGTTTTTAGAGAAACTGGAAGACACACTGGGAGGCCATCCCCATTTTGTCAC TCACAAGTTGGCAAATGGGAAAATTCGCAGGGTGATGAGTAGGGAGGAGTTCAGGCTACTGCATTATGCTGGAGAGGTCAACTACAATGTCAATG GTTTCCTTGACAAGAACAATGACTTGCTGAACAGAAACCTGAAAGAG GTCATGTGCCAGTCAGACAACCAGATCCTAAGGCACTGCTTCCGCAGAGAGGAAGTTATAGACCAGAAACGCCCAGAGATG GCTGCAACTCAGTTTAAAAACAGCCTGATGAAACTCATGGAGATTCTCATGTCTAAAGAGCCATCCTACGTGCGCTGTATCAAACCTAATGATGCCAAGCAACCAG GAAGGTTTGATGAAGTTCTGGTCAGACACCAGGTGAAGTACCTGGGCCTGATGGAAAACCTGAgggtcaggagagctggcttTGCCTATCGACGCCGCTTTGAAGCCTTCCTTCAGAG GTATAAACCCCTGTGTCCTGAGACATGGCCCAACTGGCATGGCAGACTCGCAGATGGTGTCTCGACACTGGTCAACCACCTAGGCTACAAAGCAGAAGAGTACAAACTGGGAAG GTCGAAAATCTTCATCCGTTTCCCCAAGACTCTCTTCACCACTGAGGATGCACTAGAAGCAAAAAAGCCAGACATAG CTCTGACCCTGCAGACATCATGGAGAGGCTACAGGGAGAGAGCCAAGTACCAGCGCATCAGACATGCAG tGATAGTGATCCAGTCCGGGTGGCGAGGGATGAAAGCACGCAGGAGGGCTAAGAAGCGTCGACAGGCTGCTGACTTGATACGCAG ATTCATAAAAGGCTTCATCTACCGCCATGAGGAATACTGCCCTGAGAATGAGTATTTCCTGGACCATGTGCGCTACTCCTTCCTCAAGAATCTACGCAAAAACCTGCCCAAGAACGTTTTGGACAAAAACTGGCCGACACCGCCTCCCTCTCTCGTTGAG GCCTCCGAGCACCTGCAAAGGCTGCACTTGAGAAACATGGTCATGAAGTATTGCAGAAGGGTCCAGCCTGAGTGGAAGAAGCAG ATGATGCAGAAGGTTGTAGCCAGTGAGATCTTCAAGGATCAGAAAGACAGCTACCCTCAGAGTGTGGGAAGGCTGTTTTTGGACTCCAGACTGG AACGTGAGCAAATCAGTCTCAAAGTGGTCCAGACCCTCGGCAATGACAAAGTGCAG TATGGTGTTTCGGTCATCAAGTATGACAGGAAGGGCTTCAAGCCTCGCCCTCGCCAGCTGCTCCTCACGAACAACTTCGCTGTGCTGGTGGACAGGACCAAGATCAAACAGAGGATTGACTACACAGCTCTGAGAG GCATCTCTGTGAGCTCTCTCAGCGATGGGATGCTTGTTGTGCACATGCCCAGTGAGGACAATAAGCAGAAG GGTGACGTGGTGCTGCACTGCAGCCATGTGATTGAGCTGGTGACAAAACTAGCCATGATGGCCAGCAAAGTCAACTACGTCAACATCAGCCCGGGCAG TATTAGGTTTGCCGTGGCTCGAGGCAAGGAGGGAATCATTGATTTCATCAGGGGGTCAGAGCTAAAGGTGGCCAAAGGCAAGCGAGGACATCTGCTAGTG ACTGCCCCTCGGATCAACACcacatga
- the LOC143333111 gene encoding uncharacterized protein LOC143333111 codes for MTLVVSPFQMAVWWLALILLCCMLNCVDSSAPSPLLLRIKYNNSFRLTRSTRTHVQQLQRKYKEQQLGNKHFEDRSRQLKNLPSLSTDFYSWLKLTDSERLHAAFWDMQAYWNMLEWKRKQLEKEEKEQMAGQAVSLPQSIKYIQLDLRDLMSQVSNQMSYMQRSSMTPTSAPVRAASNPETSSKTVWDSRVEGYIILRDLDLYLTKLARDFLLLASKNVHESAAKKNAGA; via the exons ATGACGCTGGTCGTGTCTCCATTTCAGATGGCTGTTTGGTGGCTGGCTCTCATCCTCCTTTGCTGTATGCTGAACTGTGTGGACTCCTCGGCTCCATCTCCACTCCTCCTGAGGATTAAATACAACAACTCCTTTCGTCTCACCAGGTCCACTCGGACCCacgtccagcagctgcagaggaaatat AAGGAGCAGCAGTTGGGAAATAAGCATTTTGAAGACAGAAGCCGGCAGTTAAAAAACCTGCCGTCCCTTTCTACAGATTTCTACAGCTGGCTAAAGCTGACG GACTCGGAACGACTGCATGCTGCTTTCTGGGACATGCAAGCCTACTGGAATATGCTGGAGTGGAAGAGAaagcagctggagaaggaggagaaagagcagatGGCGGGACAGGCGGTCAGTTTACCTCAGAGCATCAAGTACATTCAACTGGACCTGAGGGACCTGATGAGCCAAGTCAGCAATCAG ATGAGCTACATGCAGAGGTCTTCGATGACACCAACCTCTGCTCCGGTCCGGGCGGCCTCAAACCCAGAAACCAGCTCTAAAACTGTGTGGGACAGCCGAGTGGAGGGTTACATCATTCTGAGGGATCTAGACCTTTACCTCACCAAGCTGGCAAGAGACTTCCTCCTGCTGGCTTCAAAAAACGTGCATGAGTCAGCAGCGAAAAAGAACGCTGGCGCCTAG
- the myo1ca gene encoding unconventional myosin-Ic isoform X1, whose product MRYQGREVDIEGRVRLVMESALTARDRVGVQDFVLLENYNSEAAFIENLRRRFRENLIYTYIGSVLVSMNPYKELQIYSKPQMERYRGVSFYEISPHIYALSDNTYRAMRTERKDQCILISGESGAGKTEASKKILLYYAVTCPTNHHMATLGDRLLQSNPVLEAFGNAKTLRNDNSSRFGKYMDVQFDFRGAPVGGHILNYLLEKSRVVHQNHGERNFHIFYQLLDGGDDDLLNTLDLERNPQSYHYLVKGNCPRLSSVSDKNNWKVVMKALSVIGFTEEEVQKLLNIIASVLHLGNTQFGEGEEGDTFITTETEMNNLTKLLGVDGSALREALTHKKLTAKGEEMISPLNFEQAVSARDALAKAVYGRTFTWLVEKINQSLALKDELYHSSKGSSVIGLLDIYGFEVLQHNSFEQFCINYCNEKLQQLFIELTLRSEQEEYETEGIAWETVQYFDNKIICDLIEEKHKGIISILDEECLRPGETCDVSFLEKLEDTLGGHPHFVTHKLANGKIRRVMSREEFRLLHYAGEVNYNVNGFLDKNNDLLNRNLKEVMCQSDNQILRHCFRREEVIDQKRPEMAATQFKNSLMKLMEILMSKEPSYVRCIKPNDAKQPGRFDEVLVRHQVKYLGLMENLRVRRAGFAYRRRFEAFLQRYKPLCPETWPNWHGRLADGVSTLVNHLGYKAEEYKLGRSKIFIRFPKTLFTTEDALEAKKPDIALTLQTSWRGYRERAKYQRIRHAVIVIQSGWRGMKARRRAKKRRQAADLIRRFIKGFIYRHEEYCPENEYFLDHVRYSFLKNLRKNLPKNVLDKNWPTPPPSLVEASEHLQRLHLRNMVMKYCRRVQPEWKKQMMQKVVASEIFKDQKDSYPQSVGRLFLDSRLEREQISLKVVQTLGNDKVQYGVSVIKYDRKGFKPRPRQLLLTNNFAVLVDRTKIKQRIDYTALRGISVSSLSDGMLVVHMPSEDNKQKGDVVLHCSHVIELVTKLAMMASKVNYVNISPGSIRFAVARGKEGIIDFIRGSELKVAKGKRGHLLVTAPRINTT is encoded by the exons ATGAGGTACCAAGGCAGG GAGGTGGATATTGAGGGAAGAGTGCGCCTGGTGATGGAGAGTGCCCTGACTGCCCGGGACAGGGTCGGGGTGCAGGACTTTGTCTTGCTGGAAAACTACAACAGCGAGGCAGCCTTCATAGAGAACCTCCGCAGACGCTTCAGAGAAAACCTCATCTAT ACGTATATTGGCTCCGTGTTGGTGTCAATGAACCCttacaaagagctgcagatttACTCCAAGCCGCAGATGGAACGTTACAGAGGGGTCAGCTTCTATGAGATATCGCCTCACAT CTACGCCTTGTCAGACAACACTTACCGAGCCATgcggacagagaggaaggaccAGTGTATTCTCATATCGGGTGAGAGTGGAGCAGGTAAAACAGAGGCCTCCAAGAAGATCCTCCTCTACTACGCTGTCACCTGTCCCACTAATCATCACATGGCTACCCTTGGTGACCGCTTACTGCAGTCTAACCCTGTTCTGGAG GCATTTGGCAACGCCAAGACACTAAGGAATGACAACTCCAGCCGCTTTGGAAAATACATGGATGTCCAGTTTGACTTTAGG GGGGCACCAGTGGGCGGCCACATCCTGAACTACCTGCTGGAGAAATCACGTGTAGTACACCAGAACCACGGCGAGAGGAACTTCCACATCTTCTATCAGCTTCTGGATGGAGGAGATGACGACTTGCTTAACACACTGGACCTGGAAAGAAACCCTCAGAGCTACCACTATCTGGTCaag GGCAACTGTCCCAGACTGAGCTCCGTCAGTGACAAGAATAATTGGAAAGTTGTGATGAAGGCCCTGTCTGTTATTGGATTCACGGAGGAAGAAGTGCAG AAATTGCTGAATATCATCGCCAGTGTTCTTCATCTGGGTAATACTCAGTTTggagaaggggaggaaggagacacTTTCATCACCACTGAGACTGAGATGAACAATCTTACAAAG CTGCTGGGTGTTGATGGCTCAGCCCTCAGGGAGGCACTCACTCATAAGAAACTCACTGccaaaggagaggag ATGATCAGCCCGCTGAATTTTGAGCAGGCAGTGTCTGCCCGTGATGCCTTAGCCAAGGCTGTGTACGGTCGGACCTTCACATGGTTGGTGGAGAAGATCAACCAGTCGCTGGCTCTGAAG GATGAACTCTACCACAGCAGTAAAGGCTCCTCTGTTATAGGGCTTCTAGATATCTATGGCTTTGAAGTCCTACAGCACAATAG TTTTGAGCAGTTCTGCATCAACTACTGCAATGAGAAGCTCCAGCAGTTGTTTATTGAGCTCACCCTCCGATCTGAGCAGGAGGAGTATGAGACAGAGGGAATTGCA TGGGAGACAGTGCAGTACTTTGACAACAAGATCATCTGTGACCTGATAGAGGAGAAGCACAAAGGCATCATCTCCATTCTG gaTGAGGAGTGCCTGAGACCTGGAGAGACCTGCGATGTCTCGTTTTTAGAGAAACTGGAAGACACACTGGGAGGCCATCCCCATTTTGTCAC TCACAAGTTGGCAAATGGGAAAATTCGCAGGGTGATGAGTAGGGAGGAGTTCAGGCTACTGCATTATGCTGGAGAGGTCAACTACAATGTCAATG GTTTCCTTGACAAGAACAATGACTTGCTGAACAGAAACCTGAAAGAG GTCATGTGCCAGTCAGACAACCAGATCCTAAGGCACTGCTTCCGCAGAGAGGAAGTTATAGACCAGAAACGCCCAGAGATG GCTGCAACTCAGTTTAAAAACAGCCTGATGAAACTCATGGAGATTCTCATGTCTAAAGAGCCATCCTACGTGCGCTGTATCAAACCTAATGATGCCAAGCAACCAG GAAGGTTTGATGAAGTTCTGGTCAGACACCAGGTGAAGTACCTGGGCCTGATGGAAAACCTGAgggtcaggagagctggcttTGCCTATCGACGCCGCTTTGAAGCCTTCCTTCAGAG GTATAAACCCCTGTGTCCTGAGACATGGCCCAACTGGCATGGCAGACTCGCAGATGGTGTCTCGACACTGGTCAACCACCTAGGCTACAAAGCAGAAGAGTACAAACTGGGAAG GTCGAAAATCTTCATCCGTTTCCCCAAGACTCTCTTCACCACTGAGGATGCACTAGAAGCAAAAAAGCCAGACATAG CTCTGACCCTGCAGACATCATGGAGAGGCTACAGGGAGAGAGCCAAGTACCAGCGCATCAGACATGCAG tGATAGTGATCCAGTCCGGGTGGCGAGGGATGAAAGCACGCAGGAGGGCTAAGAAGCGTCGACAGGCTGCTGACTTGATACGCAG ATTCATAAAAGGCTTCATCTACCGCCATGAGGAATACTGCCCTGAGAATGAGTATTTCCTGGACCATGTGCGCTACTCCTTCCTCAAGAATCTACGCAAAAACCTGCCCAAGAACGTTTTGGACAAAAACTGGCCGACACCGCCTCCCTCTCTCGTTGAG GCCTCCGAGCACCTGCAAAGGCTGCACTTGAGAAACATGGTCATGAAGTATTGCAGAAGGGTCCAGCCTGAGTGGAAGAAGCAG ATGATGCAGAAGGTTGTAGCCAGTGAGATCTTCAAGGATCAGAAAGACAGCTACCCTCAGAGTGTGGGAAGGCTGTTTTTGGACTCCAGACTGG AACGTGAGCAAATCAGTCTCAAAGTGGTCCAGACCCTCGGCAATGACAAAGTGCAG TATGGTGTTTCGGTCATCAAGTATGACAGGAAGGGCTTCAAGCCTCGCCCTCGCCAGCTGCTCCTCACGAACAACTTCGCTGTGCTGGTGGACAGGACCAAGATCAAACAGAGGATTGACTACACAGCTCTGAGAG GCATCTCTGTGAGCTCTCTCAGCGATGGGATGCTTGTTGTGCACATGCCCAGTGAGGACAATAAGCAGAAG GGTGACGTGGTGCTGCACTGCAGCCATGTGATTGAGCTGGTGACAAAACTAGCCATGATGGCCAGCAAAGTCAACTACGTCAACATCAGCCCGGGCAG TATTAGGTTTGCCGTGGCTCGAGGCAAGGAGGGAATCATTGATTTCATCAGGGGGTCAGAGCTAAAGGTGGCCAAAGGCAAGCGAGGACATCTGCTAGTG ACTGCCCCTCGGATCAACACcacatga
- the epd gene encoding ependymin, which yields MYAAVTLFVFMCLTATTYAEHHQPCHSPNMTGVMAVMTLKGEVKACGAFTYDSMGKKLRFRSNESSPTNTSLGLDLLMFFDEGIFYEIDSKNQSCVKKTLQCNLHPLDIPDDANFHSTITSGSPSIEGEGLKVNVWTGPMPGSKGHYSMSVTMGCLPVSTFYFTESTSFLFSQMDIELEIKDPDLLVVPSFCLGQPVEETPEGTVNSFLNEFM from the exons ATGTACGCAGCTGTTACACTCTTCGTCTTCATGTGCTTGACTGCCACCACCTATGCAGAACACCATCAGCCTTGTC ATTCACCCAATATGACAGGAGTCATGGCTGTG ATGACCCTAAAAGGTGAAGTGAAAGCATGTGGTGCATTCACTTATGATTCAATGGGCAAGAAACTGCGGTTCAGATCAAACGAGAGCTCCCCCACGAACACGTCACTAGGTTTGGATCTGCTGATGTTCTTCGATGAG GGGATATTCTATGAGATTGACAGCAAAAACCAGAGCTGTGTGAAAAAAACATTGCAGTGCAACCTGCACCCCCTAGATATTCCCGATGATGCAAATTTTCATAGTACGATAACCTCGGGGAGTCCATCCATCGAAGGGGAGGGGTTAAAAGTGAACGTGTGGACAGGACCCATGCCAGGCTCGAAAG GCCACTACTCCATGTCCGTAACCATGGGATGTCTGCCTGTCAGCACATTCTACTTCACTGAGTCCACATCATTCTTATTCAG CCAAATGGACATTGAACTCGAGATCAAGGATCCTGATCTCCTTGTGGTGCCCTCCTTTTGTCTGGGGCAGCCTGTGGAGGAGACACCTGAAGGGACCGTAAATAGTTTCCTCAATGAGTTCATGTAG